A genomic window from Glycine soja cultivar W05 chromosome 10, ASM419377v2, whole genome shotgun sequence includes:
- the LOC114371720 gene encoding uncharacterized protein LOC114371720, protein MAALFIDKTECRAAEEGRVAGAKDGGFDERSVLLRVLEAKDGAVVDIDEVGDEGGVVGEEDLLVRIHGGDDDIKAGVQGVGGRGEVQVREFQGRDDEGGVVGAIGVPIVWSIRSLRETSKIDRKAGRNLAKLTLFMQFYIIVTGYLYFTHIVVFALKTIATYKYQWVSNLTEEVASLAFYVVMFYMFRHVEKNGYFVLDEKEEEVVEIAVRDEEFEL, encoded by the exons ATGGCGGCATTGTTCATCGACAAGACGGAATGCAGAGCAGCAGAGGAAGGG CGTGTGGCCGGAGCTAAGGATGGAGGTTTTGATGAGCGTAGTGTTCTTCTTCGGGTGCTGGAAGCCAAGGACGGTGCTGTTGTTGACATCGATGAGGTTGGCGATGAAGGTGGGGTTGTAGGCGAAGAGGATCTTCTTGTTAGGATTCATGGCGGAGACGATGATATCAAAGCGGGAGTTCAGGGTGTTGGAGGACGAGGTGAGGTTCAGGTAAGAGAGTTTCAGGGACGTGACGATGAAGGTGGGGTGGTGGGGGCGATAGGGGTCCCTATTGTGTGGTCCATCAGGTCCCTCAGGGAGACCTCCAAGATCGACAGGAAGGCGGGGAGGAACCTAGCCAAGTTGACCCTCTTCATGCAATTCTACATTATTGTCACTGGGTACTTGTACTTCACCCACATTGTGGTCTTTGCGTTGAAGACCATTGCCACTTACAAATACCAATGGGTTAGTAATCTCACTGAGGAGGTTGCTAGTCTCGCGTTTTATGTTGTCATGTTCTATATGTTTAGGCATGTGGAAAAGAATGGGTACTTTGTGCTTGacgagaaggaagaagaggtcGTCGAGATTGCAGTTAGGGATGAAGAATTTGAGCTTTAA